The Anomaloglossus baeobatrachus isolate aAnoBae1 chromosome 10, aAnoBae1.hap1, whole genome shotgun sequence genome has a segment encoding these proteins:
- the IRX5 gene encoding iroquois-class homeodomain protein IRX-5, protein MCLAMSYPQGYLYQPSASLALYSCPAYSTSVISGPRTDELGRSSSGSAFSPYAGSTAFTATSAGFNSPLQYSGDPAAAFTSYVGSPYDHSTSMAGSLGYHPYAAPLGSYPYGDPAYRKNATRDATATLKAWLNEHRKNPYPTKGEKIMLAIITKMTLTQVSTWFANARRRLKKENKMTWTPRNRSEDEEDEENIDLEKNDDDEPQKLEEKGDTDIDTVKRSSPDLLERETIQEKELVSVRSDSEVEDSNDLISKRSTPSSPPTLCQAGQAQQAQEEQTVPNHLHHHHHHHQHQQQANQHLHHHHHHHQPHPLDLVHRNTPVHHGPATSNATSVIHSPPASTSKPKLWSLAEIATSSDKTKESSEVTVGPGSTTPQPISAAPTSSPSRSPSAACHFPNNAVLSRPIYYSTPFYPGYTNYGSFGHIHSHHGHSTTPSANSNPHFNGLTQTVLTRAEALAKECKLRNQSQVDLSKDSAYEMKKGMSSL, encoded by the exons ATGTGTCTGGCCATGTCCTATCCTCAGGGCTACTTGTATCAACCATCTGCTTCATTGGCTCTGTACTCCTGCCCTGCATACAGCACCAGTGTCATCTCTGGACCCAGGACAGATGAGTTGGGAAGGTCTTCTTCTGGGTCAGCCTTCTCACCTTATGCTGGATCTACAGCCTTTACAGCTACTTCTGCTGGCTTCAACTCCCCCCTACAGTACAGTGGAGACCCAGCTGCTGCCTTCACTTCTTATGTG GGGTCTCCATATGACCACAGTACAAGCATGGCTGGTTCGTTAGGTTACCATCCTTATGCTGCTCCTCTGGGATCTTATCCTTATGGTGATCCAGCCTACAGGAAAAATGCTACCAGGGATGCCACCGCCACTTTAAAGGCCTGGCTCAATGAGCACAGGAAGAACCCTTACCCTACTAAAGGGGAGAAGATCATGCTGGCCATTATCACCAAGATGACACTCACCCAAGTGTCCACCTGGTTTGCCAACGCACGGAGGAGACTTAAAAAGGAGAATAAGATGACTTGGACACCCAGGAACAGAAGCgaagatgaggaggatgaggagaacaTCGATCTGGAGAAAAATGATGATGATGAACCTCAGAAATTAGAAGAAAAAGgggacacagacatagacacag TGAAGAGGAGTTCTCCAGATCTTCTAGAAAGAGAGACCATCCAGGAGAAGGAGCTTGTCTCAGTCAGGAGTGACTCTGAGGTGGAAGACAGTAATGACTTAATTTCTAAAAGATCTACTCCAAGCTCCCCTCCAACACTATGTCAAGCAGGCCAAGCTCAACAGGCACAAGAAGAGCAGACTGTACCCAATcatctccatcatcatcatcaccatcatcaacaCCAGCAACAGGCAAACCAACATcttcatcatcaccaccaccaccaccaaccgcACCCACTAGACCTGGTCCATAGGAATACCCCAGTCCATCATGGCCCAGCCACCAGCAATGCCACCTCAGTCATTCACTCCCCACCAGCCTCCACCTCCAAACCTAAACTGTGGTCTTTGGCTGAAATAGCCACATCCTCGGACAAAACTAAGGAGAGCAGTGAAGTTACAGTAGGGCCTGGGTCAACCACTCCCCAGCCCATATCTGCTGCTCCTACTTCTTCACCATCCAGATCCCCATCAGCTGCTTGTCATTTCCCTAACAATGCTGTTCTATCCAGACCCATTTACTACAGCACTCCATTTTACCCTGGCTATACGAACTATGGCTCCTTTGGGCATATCCACAGCCACCATGGACACAGCACGACCCCATCAGCCAACAGCAATCCACATTTCAATGGATTAACCCAGACTGTCTTAACCAGAGCCGAGGCTTTGGCCAAAGAGTGCAAACTTAGAAACCAATCTCAAGTAGACCTTAGCAAAGACTCCGCTTATGAAATGAAGAAAGGTATGTCTAGCCTTTAA